TGTAGTTGATTAGCTATATATACTCACAGTCATATTCCGTCCAACCAATTGCCTGATTTTCAATATCATAAACAACTAGCTTGTTTGATAACACGAGATCTgcaacaaaatatcaaaatgttaCTCTTTTGACAGAATTATGTTACAGTATATCAAAACGTTGAAACAAACTATGTTGTAGGTGATTTCTTCCAATATATCCTAGTCTTGGTGGACAGAAATACGTGGTACTTGTTGCTGGTGGGACGTGGCAGGTATCCCATGAACTTAGTCGAGGCGCTAGCTGGCCCGGACACCCtggttatcaattttttttatcactaaTCTCTAAGCATTACAAGCTTGACCAGCAACCAGATATATATTATCCTACATTCATTCATATTCCTCAAATGTCTTATCCAGTTCATGCTTGCTGAGAtaagattaatataaaatatgtctCAAGCACGGACAAGACAAGCTTAATTTTCACAAACATGCTTCGATGAAAATTATAAGGATTTACTTCAGTTTAGATGCATTTCTCTCAAGAGAAAGAGAAGGTGTCAAATACTACCTCCCAACAGAGTTATTTCACTTCCATCCTTTGTCTGCATTTTGCTGTCTTGCCAACCAATACACCATCTATTCTCCTGCAAAATTTTATCCAGAAACTGAGATAAGATTTCCGTGAGGAAACGGGATTGCAAGTTATATCGTCCATCCTGTTGCATTTCGCTTTTTCTGCACCCAAACAACACACTTCACAAAACTTTTTGGCCCTATCCTCTGGTATGGagcaatataaatatacatgCAGACGTATAAACCAACAAAAAGGTAGAATAGAACATACGCGTTCATACTTCATACTAGCTAGACATGTCAAAGATAAATTTCAAGAAAGTATCAGGCTGGAATCTAACATGGTAACATAGAAGACTATCATAATACTGACGAGAGATTCTAGGAGACAAATCCGAAGGCCTAAAATAATGATTGCTAGGCTGATAATGGCTCGAGAACCTAAGAACTGCTATTGTAACAAGAAACaaatccaaataattttttttaatattgaaaaagGAAGTCTTCTTGGGAAAATAATAAACTCCATCTGATTGAATTAGAAAAGAGCTAAAGAACTTCAGCATATTTGGAGTACTTACTTCGATTTGGAAAAGATAATCGTGGGGATAAACTGTCAAAGGAAGCGAATCTGCAAATCGAAAGTTTACAACTGGGAACCCATCATCAATCCTGCACCAGCAGAGGTAGAAGAAAGTTAAAGACAATTGAGTTTATAAGTTATGGTAGGCATTTTATCTGACTTGTCCTATTTAGTCTCTATAGAACTACACTAAGAGAACATTCATGTTTTCAGCAGTATTCTTTCCTTATTAACAATCCCCGTATAAATATACCAAATCCAATAAATCCAACCATACTCTTCCCCTTATTcactccaaaaataaaatattcctcCATCccaaaaagaataataagatACGGAGAGCTCTCTCCAAAAAGCATAAATTCGCAAATATATTTGGAGTGaccaaaatagaaaataagttAACAAACATTAGTAGTATATACAGTTTTAGCGTATAGTCTTCCATACTGTATCAGTGTACATACTCAATAGCGAAAATGAGAAGATCTGACATACTAAACCTTTgacagaaaaaaatatgaaactcaCACGAGTGGCCAGAAAGAACCTTACTTCCCAGTGTAGTCAAAGCAGTGGAAACTCTGCTCAACAAGACGAATATTCAACTGTGGGTGCCGTTCAATCAGCTATGCCAACAGTGAGAAGGAAAAAATCAAGCAGAAAGGTTAAAAATATATCCACGCATACATGTGGTGTAAAGCTCTCTAACAAATAAGCCAATTACATTATTTCTGAAATTAATGTCTGTAGTTACCTTGTCCATGAGAGTACTGTAGACCTTGTGTGGAAGATAAGCTAAGGTTGTTCCACTGTCAATTATTGCCATAGTTGTGGGAATGTCTAGTACTTGACCATCAACCTCAATTCCTTTCATAATAACACTATAATGTGGCCTAAAGAGGAGACAGATATTTTAACTGAGTTCAGAATAGTGGACAAATGGAGAGGTTAAAATCATGTAATCAAagcacaaaaataaataaacaaaatacaaCAGAAGTCACAGTTTCTATAATTCAGACTTGAAACTGACTAAGTAAATATATGCACCATCAGCGAGTGAGTCGAGAGAGTTTTAAACTCCTTACATCTACGTGGTAGATTTTTTGCAAATCGAGTAGTAATGTATCCAGTGATAGTACTCGACAATCTGCATTGAACTACTTTATAAATCAAAAAGCCAATATTTATCTCCTCGTTTCAATATGGTGAGTGTCTTAAGGGCTCTAACTTGATTTTTCACTACCAAGGTGCAGTGCCAGCTCTAACAATGTCCCCATCAGGCTGTAGTTACAGTGGAATCATATATCACCCTTCTTTTCCCTCATTTGTCGCAAAAAGAGGGAGAGGGGAATACATTACTTGAGTGCACAAAAACTTCTTAAATTCATTGCTAGATCAAGCACATAAATAGAATGAGAGTGAACAAGCAGATGTGCGAACGATAAGAGAATATACAAATGTACAATGTCATGCAGAAGCACGCGTACTTATACCACATAGGGACCACTTCGATAGGCTATGATGATGTTCATGGCAGTTTCGGCTTTGGTGATGATAGATCCGAAAGAGGAGTTTCGCTAAAGCTTTCGATTTGGTCGTAGCTAACTACTGTACATTATTCATCCCTAGTAAAATATCTATCTTTTCTTATTAGTCCGTCTCAGTTTTGCTTcctgaaaagaaaaattacatgGAAGCCATTTCACTTGTAATAActctatatatttttctttatttcattctatcaaattaatatatgacCCTACATGTTCTACAAAAATTATTAAGCATATCAATTTTCAGATCTATTCTTAATAAATGTGGAAGTTGAATTAAGACATACAATTCATTTGGAGGTAGAGAGATGCAAATATTGATTCAAAAAGATTTTATCATAACATTTGGCATACAGTGTTTGAGCATTGTATATTTACCATCATTTCGTTTAATAAAGTATTTACCATCATTCCTTTTAATAAGGAAAGAAGGGGTAAAACTAAAAATACTTACGCATCTGGGACTAGTGGTGTTGTATTTACTTTTGGATTAACTACTGGTCCAATGGTGAATATGCCACCTCCATTCTTTCCATTTAGGCAATGTGCAAATATTTTCTTAACCTTCCCACTGGCAGCTAGCTGAGAAATTACGGATGAACTTGCTTGTCCAAAACCAAGTATTCCATCAACTGCTTGATTAGATGCACCTAGCTCTCCAGATTGTCTAGATGAGCACCTATGTTGGATAAAAATGATGTAAACTACTACATGTCATAAAGAGATAAATTACATATCGAGTGTATGCAGACCTTACCCGTACCTCTTAGAGATAGAGAGGTTGCTTCCGATAGACCCTCAACAATAATAGGCatatttagttttatattttaatcaCAAGGATTAAAAACTTACCCAAATGATATTGACCCGTTCATCAACGTTGTTTGTAGGTCTCCTGAAACTTGCTCAAACTGAATATCATCCTTCACAAAGAATCCAGCTGTTGAGCTACCATCTCCATAACTAACCTGAAAATCACATGGCATTCCAGTCCTGCAATCCGAGTAGGGAGTATTGAGCAAGCAAAACTCTTCGTCACAAGAAACAGACTTCCCAGTTACAGAGGCTTTCGGGtcatatttcatcaagtctATCTGTAAGGTAATGACTAAGATGAGAATATAATTGGGAAAAGAGGTCGAGAATATCAAGCGACTAACTACAAATAATAGAACCAACATCCATTTTATGCACAAAGAAAGACAAGTGACACATATATTGGAAGAAGAATCATACCCCGAGGTCGCTTTTTGTAGGACATCCCTCACAGCTGGCACAGTTCACCCATAAAATTTCACTTCCAGTATCAACCTGGACGTGAAAATCCCTTGAAGGATTTCCAATAGATATCTTAGTGTAATAGAGCCTGCATCATTTACATACAAGAAAAATGCATGACCATAATGGCACATGATAGTATGAGCATTCATAATATCTCCACTGCCACAATCTGAAGTTATGCCCTGCACGTAAGCAACactttttttttgataaccaaTACCTGCCACCTCCCAACATCGACAGGTGACAGGTAACTCTGTCTACCAAGGTTGACAAGGTTAAGACATATGGGAAGAAATACCTAGTGTTTTTGTCTTTGCTGGGTTTTGAACCTAAAACCTCATGGTTCTTAActcacttcattgaccactaggtcACATCATGGGCGcgtacttttatttattctttggCGGTGAAGTTGTGAGGGGGGCTTCATATTAAACTACGAACTTTAAAAGTTAATGTGGTTAAAAAAACCAAGTACTAAGCTAAGCAAAGAAGCCATGATATCAGTTAGTCATAACGTTGAGAAACAAAGCTGCATGCTTTCTTAAAACATCTACACCTTGTCCTCCTCTTTTAGAAGAATAAATACAAGAACCAACCAATATCATTATTCAAATTATCAACAAGCAAACCTTTAACTGTTTCAACCCTTTAGATGATGCAAATAAGATAATTTGATAGAGAAAACATCAAACaagaatttgaaatttgtagtatatgaaataataaacaTGGATCAAATTGGAAGAGTGTCATATAAATTAGAACAAACACCGAGAGATAGTAAGAATTATCAAAAACCTGTGCAAAGGAAATAACTTTCCacacaacaacaatatttttattcctCAATCCCAAGCAAGAAAATGTTTTCGTGTAGCTAATCTATTCGAGTGTTCTCTTCACTCGAGTAAATCTGATTGGGTTTAAAAGGAAATGACTTCCCATACACTATCAAAACTTGCCACATGATAAATTAGGAGGGAGATAGAGAGCACtaattatgaataaaaccaTGCAAAGGCAATAACTTTGCCTACAGAGACAAAGTGCAGACACGATAAATGTAGAATAGTCTCGAGTTAAAATCCTAACAGAGGCAGAAGGAAAACACTAGTCATTTCTTCCCATCTGCCCAAGCCACAATCGACAAAGTTACCAGATACCTTTGCAGCAAAGTTGGAGGTAGCAAATAAGGGCAGTAATAGTGTTCTCAAAAGCAAAAGAGCACAAATAAACATGATACTTAATAAAACAAGGTGCAAAgggagaaaataaatataaatacatgtctagtccaagactaataattataagcTTGAACACCAAATATGAAcacaaaaattgaatttttttacgATAAGCTGAAATATCAATAGTTTAATGCCTCACCTCTCAAGAAAAAACATGCTATAGAACCTGATGACGACACTAAAACACACATTAAACTAAGCAAAGCACTCAAAACATTTTTAGCCTCCTTCAGGGCTAAACGCGCCTTTGACAACACAAGGCGGGAGCTAGCTTTATGGTTACAAGTTTAGCAGAAAACCAAGTAATTTAGGCTCAAAATCTTGTATTCAtcttaaaaattcatttaacaTGCACAAGTAATCTATATATCAATCCATAACCCATAAACTAAAAATCGTAGCTCCCAGTTGGCCTAAATATGAGATGAAATTGACAACCCGATACACTAAGCTCCCGCTATATACAAACTATGAGGAAGAGCCCAAACACAAGGGTCTATTAACCTACATTTCTGCAAGAACCTATTTCCACAACTCGAACCCAAAAAACACGAAAATAAACAGAGAAAGGGAACTAACGCAGCATCAGTAGGCAATCCATTTCCACCCAATTTGAAATCAATAACAGTAAGCATTCTGCTATGGCGTCGATTATCATGAGCTTTAAGATCATTCAAAATCGACCCATTACCATTCCTCCCACCATATTTATGCTTCACATCAAAAACCAAATTTTCCCCTTTCACATCTACACCATAACCcatcaaaatcaacaacaaaatcaaacaCCCATTTATCAAATCACCcattttcttccaaatttccttcaaattatacaatataaacaCAACCCCACCTCTCAAATTGCATTTTCTGTACGTATATACATTCTTTTTATACGtacagataattttttttaatttgaaatttgagaaggaagagaaaaaggaaggacttttttcaatttttttccttttttccttttatttctcttGAAAAAATTGTAAGAAGAATATGGAATTATAAGagtaatttaagtttttttcttcaatggagAAAAAGACAAGTGGATTATTGTTCATAATTTTGGTgaacagaagaagaagaagaagaaaaggtaCTATCTTTTTGGCCGAGAATGCAGGGAAAAAAAAGCAGCTTTTTCTGAGAAAAATGTCACTGGTcggtccaatttttatttttaacagtTCGACTAAATTTagatttatgattaattaatatataaaataatataaaatattatttttgttagccaaaaaaaaaaaaaaaacacgttATAAATCTGAGCagaaacaaagaaagaatcCAAATTCTATAtggctttattgttatcatggAGACCATCTTCTGCTTATAATATCAGTTTTCCATTTACAATGAAGAATACATCTTCTTCTAAATCTGTAAAAATGGGGTCTTTTAGCACTATCAGCTGCAGTATCACTTCTTCATCAGCGTCAACAATGGTGGCTCAGAGGAAACTTCCAATTTTGCTTTTTGATGTTATGGATACTATTGTTCGTGACCCTTTTTACCATGATGTCCCTGCCTTCTTCAGGTGTTTACTATGTTGAATTTCAGTTTTCCCCCTTTTACTGTTGACTTTAAAGATCCAATTTTTATGTTGTCTTGTTATGTTGGAATTCTTGAATTTGCTGTGGCAATAGCTCTATGTTGAATTTCAGTTTGCCCCTTTTACAGTTGACcttaaaaatcccatttttATGTTGTCTTGTTATGGTGGAGTTCTTAACTTTGATGAGTCAATAGCTCAATAGGTATTTACTCTGTTGAGTTTCAGTCTGTTGAGTTTAAAGATCCCATTTTTATGTTATCTTGTTATGCTGGATTGTTGAATTTGATGAGTCAATAACTCAATGGGTAGCCAAGGGTGTATCGAAAATAGTCTTTCTACCTCGGATAAGATTTTCGTACACTTTATCTCTCGACTCCATTTTGTGGGACTTTaggggtatgttgttgttgttgttgtaataaCTCAATGGGTTTTTAGTATGTTGAACTCCACTTAGCTCCTTTACTGTTTTCTGATGTTTTCTGTTGACTTTAAAGGTATCATTTTTATGCTGGAATTCTTGAATTACTCAATCAGTAAGTCAATATTAATCAACTATATCTTAATGGGGTGGGATATATGAATCTTCTGTTACTATTTCACTGGGGCCCAAATCAATTCTTGAATTGCTATGTGTAAGAAATTAGCAGATGGAGTTTTGACCTTTGACCCCTCCATTGGAGACACAAAGaagtaaaagagaaaaaaaagaagggaaaaaggAAGTTGTAGCCACTTGAGCTTGATTAGAATTTGACTACTGATCCGTGTAATTTGACTTCTGATCTGTGTGAATATGTATATTTAGTGTATGATTTAAGTGAGTATACAAACAAAACAACTATGCCTTAGTCCAAAACAAGTTGAAGTCGGCTATATGAATCTTTACTATTCCATTTAATCTCCATTCATGTAAAGTTTATAAGTGAGTATACAAGATAGGTTATTTTGGGACACTTCTCCAATTTGAGGAGAAGTGGAAAAACTATAAGAAAAAGAAGGTGTAACTGCTAGGAGAGAAATTAAGATATACTTTTTCTTGCACAAATTCATTCACCTTAATGGTTAAAGTCCATAATCTTAATTGTAGAGTAAGATATCTTGATCTTCTGCATGTCATAACATTCCCCTTAATCTTCCTTGTAATTGGAAAAttatcttcacatcgatatatGTAGTAATATTTTTGCCTTTGATTGTTGTGGACTTCCCTGTTTTAAAGATTTTAACCACGGCGAATATGGTCCCACGTTCTTGCATGCTTGAAAGCCAAGTTGAGCATTTCATATATGTGTAAATGAAATAGTTTATTGTTAGTTCAATCAACTTTTACTGTTGCTCAGCATATAGTGAACACCATGTTGTATAATTCTTAAAACGTGTAATCCTAAACAGTCAAGGTAGAAGTCCCCTACTTCAGCTGGCATATGTAACTTAACTCAGATAGTTGAATTACATATCTTACTTGTCATGAAACTTCTACTGCTCATCTTGCAACAGTATTTCGGAACCCCTTCTATTGCAACAGGCAAATACCGGTTATTTATGAATACCAAATTCATTCCATCTCAGGTTGATGTAATCTCTTCTGGTAATGGTCCAGTGCTGCTTTGGGCTCCTTTTatcttgtttctttttattatttttcgttCAAACCAGAccaaattttgttcttttctccTTTAGCTTCTAAATTTTTGTCCTGTTTCTAATTGAGATTTTTTATTCAGAATGTCAATGAAAGAATTGCTGGAAAGCAAGCATCCAACTTCCTGGATTGAGTTTGAAAAAGGCCTTATCAGTGAGGTACATTGAGAAGTATGCTTCAAGAAGTTCGACATTTTAATGGAGGCATATTACTATacattttgtttctcttttatcTCGAAAGATGTAGATTATGATTGTTCTCTTTTCTGAATTTATAAAAGTATGTTGTACTACTCTTTTCAGGAGGAGTTGACTAGGAAATTCTTCAAGGATGGAAGATCTTTTGATATGGAAGGTATGTTAGACATTCTCGGATGTCAGCACCTTATCACACAGTATCCTACAACTTCACGACATAATCATGAAGTATAAATTTTGACACGATGAGTtcatattttcatttgagcTCATGCTTTCAGTAAATCTGTCCGTTTTTCTCTCTCAATCTTTTCTTAATATGAAAAGGAGATgcaaaatttgaaacaaaatgTTAAATGGTATAAGATGTTGGCCATGCCTCAACCGTTTATTCTTGTCTGAATGAGTAAAGTCGACAAGGAAGTGCAGAATGGGCCTCATTGCTAAAACTGATGTATAAAGAATACTCTCAACTTCTTTTCCATGAAGATCCTACCATCATTTCCTAATTGTTCCTTCTTCTTCTGCATGCGTTAGTTTGATCAATGAATGTTAGGCGAAGGTTGATTTAATTGTTACTTCTTCAATAAATTAGTATCTTTTGTTTGTTCATTGAACTGAAAACCCACTTTTTTTTTCAGGTCTCAAAAACTGTATGAGAAGACGATATTCCTACCTTGAAGGTGTTGAAGGATTATTgaattctttgaaaaaaaatggcTATGAAATCCATGCTTTCACAAATTATCCAATCTGGTATGACAACTACGACTCCGTCCCAAACAAAGATGTAGTTGGTTATATAATTTCTTGCTTACCATGATTCTCCATATAAACTCGTCTGAGgccaatattatacaaaataataataatcagtCAAGCCTTCGTTACTTTCAAAATACAAACATTCAAGTGTTACAAACTTTGTTCTTTCAGGTACCAGATGATTGAGGACGAGCTAAAACTCTCAAATTACCTATCTTGGACATTTTGTTCCTGTATATTTGGTAGTTTTCTCTTTACCTTCACAAACTTTCTATCTCTGAAGTCTTGTTTGATCAATATTTCCTTAATCGAACCGTGAAAGCAGCCATTAATGCTTGCAATAGGATTGACTGTCTACTTCACAGCCATTGGGGTGCAGTCCTTTCCCGGGCCTTGTTAACATGGGATACCTTGTGCACCGGGCTGCCCTTCAATATTCCATTGTTGATGTGGCTAGctcctgtttttttttttttttttaataacggTAACTGAGATGTGGCTGGCTCCTTATGTATTCCTCATATGTAGAGTTTTGGGATGCTTACACAAGCAACCTGAGGCAGATCCGGGATTTCATTTATGGGTTATGGATCACaatctttattatttactcGGTTATGGATCACAATCTGTATGCTTAACGGGTCGAGTATCTATCTAGATGTGCTCTACAAGTTTAATAAGTTCAATTTTACAGTCAAATTGCTGTTTTGAAACTTGGTTCATGAAGACTCAGAACTCAAATGCTGatctttttatccttttttttctgTTGTACTGCATCTCAAATTTGTGAAGTTTCGGATGCTGATCTGCTTTTGTTCCTTGTTGAAAAGTTCCGTAACCTTAAACTTGTGGAGTTGTGACACGTAAACATAATATGAAGTGTGAATTCGATTGGAGCATAGGCCTGACTTATTTCATATGTTTACAGGAAAACGGAAGCCTGATCCCGATTTTTATTTAGAAGTTGTAAAGCATCTCAATGTAAATGTTTCCAACTGCATTTTTGTTGATGACAGGTATGTCCCAATAATAATGTATGCTTTTAAGCTATGTTGCTCGAGCTCTTCAGAACTATTGTAGTACGCTGTACGCTTGTCTGATAACTGATAACGAGTCATCCCTAACAATGTACAGTAGTTATCCTTTGACCACAAAGTTGAGTTTGGCCTCGATATGATTTTCATATCACCACTATATAGACAGAGTCCGCGTCTTGGATGCATCACCACGTCCTTGTTAGTTGTCGACTTCTATTCATCTTTAGAATTTTATCCATGAAAAATGCAGTTCTATCTACTCATTACAGTAACCTGGATTTCAAAAAAGGTCCAATTTTTCTCACGCAAGTTGTATCATTAATCATTTAGGATGGGGAAcgttgaagctgcagttaaacTCGGACTTAAAGGCCTTCAATTCAAGAATGCAGATTTGTTGCAGAAGGACTTATCTCTCCTCGGTGTCGATATATCAACAAATGAAAGTGAAGATCTGATTGAATGTTCATCATAAGATTATATATCATGATAGTTCtgtgttttttttattctgAACATTTTTTCTTGCGGAACAGTTCCTCAAAATGTCACAATTTTAGGCCTAAAAAAAGttgtatattatatgtataataaatGTATACAATCAACTTGACAAGTGAAAGGACATTAGACAATGTAAATGTCTTTtagaattatttataaattggGCCTTCTTACCAAGCCACTTATCCATCTAAAAGTTCATTTTGATTAGTACTAAGTAGGCGTTTAGTCATTCGATATTATATAAAAGAACTGTGAGATGGGATCAATGTTTAAATATGCGATTTTACGCTGATTCTATCTCATGATTCCATATCACGAGATCTGATTgcatattctccaaaaaccatgaTATGGAAACtttatatcatgatttgagatattttgaatacaaaaattgatccacaagtttatattttgttaaaaaatcatttattatatacgtaaataaaatttataatgacatcattacttttttaaatttatttttctcaccaacataaataaatttttttcacaaacatatagtcatttaaCTCACACAAATCGATTGTTAAGTAATATTAAAGACTAGTACACTACaatttatgttcaattttttttgttgaattaaagttagatgatatatatatatatataatgtcacTCATTgactattaatatttttatatatatatatatatatatataatgtcgcTCCTTGACTATTAATATTTTACAAATCTCAAAATATGGTATGTAAATTTAattgtgattttaaatattcaattattccaaaaaaagtattggctttttttttttcaaaattcaaaatgttat
This DNA window, taken from Solanum lycopersicum chromosome 5, SLM_r2.1, encodes the following:
- the LOC101260231 gene encoding aspartic proteinase 36-like translates to MGDLINGCLILLLILMGYGVDVKGENLVFDVKHKYGGRNGNGSILNDLKAHDNRRHSRMLTVIDFKLGGNGLPTDAALYYTKISIGNPSRDFHVQVDTGSEILWVNCASCEGCPTKSDLGIDLMKYDPKASVTGKSVSCDEEFCLLNTPYSDCRTGMPCDFQVSYGDGSSTAGFFVKDDIQFEQVSGDLQTTLMNGSISFGCSSRQSGELGASNQAVDGILGFGQASSSVISQLAASGKVKKIFAHCLNGKNGGGIFTIGPVVNPKVNTTPLVPDAPHYSVIMKGIEVDGQVLDIPTTMAIIDSGTTLAYLPHKVYSTLMDKLIERHPQLNIRLVEQSFHCFDYTGKIDDGFPVVNFRFADSLPLTVYPHDYLFQIEENRWCIGWQDSKMQTKDGSEITLLGDLVLSNKLVVYDIENQAIGWTEYDCSSTIKLKYEESSGSAYTVASHNISSASMMDSTKFFTSFLITISILFNLFK
- the LOC101259936 gene encoding flavin mononucleotide hydrolase 1, chloroplatic, coding for MALLLSWRPSSAYNISFPFTMKNTSSSKSVKMGSFSTISCSITSSSASTMVAQRKLPILLFDVMDTIVRDPFYHDVPAFFRMSMKELLESKHPTSWIEFEKGLISEEELTRKFFKDGRSFDMEGLKNCMRRRYSYLEGVEGLLNSLKKNGYEIHAFTNYPIWYQMIEDELKLSNYLSWTFCSCIFGKRKPDPDFYLEVVKHLNVNVSNCIFVDDRMGNVEAAVKLGLKGLQFKNADLLQKDLSLLGVDISTNESEDLIECSS